From Paracoccus suum, the proteins below share one genomic window:
- the lptB gene encoding LPS export ABC transporter ATP-binding protein: protein MPARAAAPALVPAVAPDGLAVRGLRKSYRNRPVILDVSLDLARGEVVALLGPNGSGKTTCFYCIAGLIAPDAGQVAIDGQDVTRLPMFRRARLGIGYLPQEMSIFRGLTVEQNIMAVLEVALRDSHQRRDRLEELLGDFSIGHLRSAPALALSGGERRRVEIARCLASDPRYLLLDEPFAGVDPIAVGEIRTLVATLKDRGLGVLITDHNVRETLGIVDRACILHDGRMLMGGTAAEVIADPDVRRVYLGDSFSVG from the coding sequence ATGCCGGCGCGGGCCGCTGCGCCCGCGCTTGTCCCCGCAGTTGCGCCTGACGGGCTGGCGGTCCGCGGGCTGCGCAAATCCTATCGCAACCGGCCAGTAATCCTCGATGTCTCGCTGGACCTCGCACGGGGCGAGGTGGTGGCCCTGCTGGGGCCGAACGGGTCGGGCAAGACGACCTGCTTTTACTGCATCGCCGGGCTGATCGCCCCCGACGCGGGGCAGGTGGCGATCGACGGGCAGGACGTCACCCGGCTGCCCATGTTCCGCCGCGCCCGGCTGGGCATCGGCTATCTGCCGCAGGAGATGTCGATCTTTCGCGGCCTGACGGTCGAGCAGAACATCATGGCCGTGCTGGAGGTCGCGCTGCGCGACAGCCATCAGCGACGCGACCGGCTGGAGGAGTTGCTGGGCGATTTCTCGATCGGTCATCTGCGCAGCGCCCCGGCCCTCGCGCTATCGGGCGGCGAGCGGCGTCGGGTCGAGATCGCGCGCTGCCTCGCTTCGGACCCGCGCTATCTGCTGCTGGACGAGCCTTTTGCGGGCGTCGATCCGATTGCCGTGGGCGAGATCCGCACGCTGGTGGCGACGCTGAAGGACCGGGGCCTCGGGGTGCTGATCACAGATCACAACGTGCGCGAGACGCTCGGCATCGTCGATAGGGCCTGCATTCTGCATGACGGGCGCATGCTGATGGGCGGCACGGCGGCCGAAGTGATCGCCGATCCCGATGTCCGGCGCGTCTATCTGGGCGACAGTTTCAGCGTCGGCTGA
- a CDS encoding PTS sugar transporter subunit IIA, which yields MQIADILSPAAVRSVAQVASKKRLFHEVADLAAAAYGLPAATTLDALQERESLGPTGVGHGVAVPHARLHGLDRVKALFLRLEKPLDFDAVDRQPVDLVFALLAPSTGGVDHLKALALVSRTVRDPKLREMLRANADPVALHALLVQATATKAA from the coding sequence ATGCAGATCGCCGATATTCTTTCGCCCGCCGCTGTCCGCTCGGTTGCCCAGGTGGCCAGCAAGAAACGCCTGTTCCATGAGGTCGCCGATCTGGCGGCGGCGGCTTACGGGCTGCCCGCCGCCACCACGCTCGACGCTCTTCAGGAGCGCGAGAGCCTCGGCCCGACCGGGGTCGGCCATGGCGTTGCAGTGCCCCATGCCCGGTTACACGGCCTCGACCGGGTAAAGGCGCTATTCCTGCGGCTGGAAAAGCCGCTGGATTTCGACGCAGTGGACCGTCAGCCGGTGGACCTGGTGTTCGCGCTGCTGGCACCCTCGACCGGAGGCGTCGATCACCTCAAGGCACTCGCCTTGGTGTCCCGCACGGTTCGTGATCCGAAGCTGCGCGAGATGCTGCGCGCCAATGCGGACCCCGTGGCTCTGCATGCCCTGCTGGTGCAGGCGACGGCGACCAAGGCGGCCTGA
- the lspA gene encoding signal peptidase II has protein sequence MAAPTPPGTRAGPAAPKPPRKRTPKAKPVGAAGPRASAKNAAPVPPAPADWPLRLTAITAAATIAVDQASKWLVVQTLDLATLRELDVIDPFLNLRMAWNQGVNFGLFSGGADIMRWVLVAIAIAVCIWVTLWVRRARPGRYARIAAGLLIGGALGNVIDRITYGAVADFLNMSLPGWTNPYSFNLADIAIFAGAIGLVLQPQPDKARDDAGKTR, from the coding sequence ATGGCCGCCCCGACGCCCCCCGGCACGCGCGCAGGTCCAGCAGCGCCCAAGCCGCCGCGCAAGCGCACCCCCAAGGCAAAGCCGGTGGGCGCGGCGGGCCCGCGCGCAAGTGCCAAGAACGCCGCGCCCGTACCCCCTGCGCCCGCGGACTGGCCGCTGCGCCTAACCGCGATCACGGCAGCGGCGACGATTGCGGTGGACCAGGCCAGCAAGTGGCTGGTTGTCCAGACGCTCGATCTGGCGACCCTGCGCGAACTGGACGTCATCGACCCTTTCCTGAACCTGCGCATGGCTTGGAACCAGGGCGTGAACTTTGGCCTGTTCTCCGGCGGCGCGGACATCATGCGCTGGGTGCTGGTCGCCATCGCCATCGCGGTCTGCATCTGGGTCACCCTGTGGGTGCGGCGGGCGCGGCCCGGGCGCTATGCGCGGATCGCCGCCGGGCTGCTGATCGGCGGCGCGTTGGGCAATGTCATCGACCGCATCACCTATGGCGCGGTGGCGGATTTCCTGAACATGTCGCTGCCCGGCTGGACCAATCCCTACAGCTTCAATCTTGCCGATATCGCCATTTTCGCCGGCGCAATCGGGCTGGTGCTGCAGCCGCAGCCGGACAAGGCGCGTGACGACGCGGGCAAGACGCGTTAG
- a CDS encoding heparinase II/III family protein — protein MQQHQDRTADRYGFVQRPETRWLGVPSRGAAIVGGRLALDGVTLCGDPFGPNPELDAAALSELHGFRWLDDLAAIGTPEARSLGQTRVLGWLSRYPGGPPAEGWRRAPVWWPQTAGRRVLSWVSHGGMLLPGLDRSEAAPIFDALHADLAHLMRHAQAAPPGAARIEAMAGAAIAAMSLRGAEGDIAPALAALAEAAPDAFHTRRPEGLLERTALLVWAAELADEGGHPLPGAIRATLNSALPVLRGLRHADGGLPRAHGGGAGVPGRLDHVLRAGGRIAARVAEGQALGFGRIARGRTTVICDLAPPPRGPLGHAGALGFEVTVGEHPLVVACGSGRRLPAPWPEASRATAAHSSLVLDNCSLTRLRPDGALQPVSVVAAPAVPGQLAGWHDGWLASHGVQHHRSLRLSDDGLSLLGEDQLLSAAGTQDGHDLQVTLHFHLHPHILAHLIGPAEGVTLTLPTGTAWQFRSASDAPLALEASAWVEPGHPGPLATQQITLRTSVGRMPVSWSFAQV, from the coding sequence TTGCAGCAGCATCAGGATCGAACGGCCGACCGCTACGGCTTTGTCCAGCGCCCCGAGACACGTTGGCTGGGCGTGCCCTCGCGCGGTGCGGCGATCGTCGGCGGCCGGCTCGCCCTCGACGGGGTGACCCTGTGCGGGGATCCGTTCGGGCCGAACCCGGAACTTGATGCGGCGGCGTTGTCGGAACTGCACGGCTTTCGCTGGCTGGACGACCTGGCCGCCATCGGCACGCCGGAGGCGCGCAGCCTGGGCCAAACCCGCGTTCTGGGCTGGCTTTCGCGCTATCCGGGCGGACCGCCGGCCGAGGGTTGGCGCAGGGCCCCGGTCTGGTGGCCGCAGACGGCCGGGCGGCGCGTTCTGTCCTGGGTCTCGCATGGCGGGATGCTGCTGCCTGGCCTCGACCGCAGCGAGGCTGCGCCGATCTTTGACGCGCTGCATGCCGACCTCGCGCATCTGATGCGGCACGCCCAGGCTGCACCCCCCGGTGCGGCGCGGATCGAAGCGATGGCGGGCGCTGCCATCGCCGCCATGAGCCTGCGCGGCGCCGAGGGTGACATCGCCCCCGCCCTCGCCGCCCTCGCCGAGGCCGCGCCCGACGCCTTTCACACCCGCCGCCCCGAGGGCCTGCTGGAGCGGACGGCCCTGCTGGTCTGGGCCGCCGAACTGGCGGACGAAGGCGGCCACCCCCTGCCGGGCGCCATCCGCGCGACGCTGAACAGCGCCCTTCCGGTGCTGCGCGGGTTGCGCCATGCCGACGGCGGCCTACCCCGCGCGCATGGCGGCGGCGCCGGCGTGCCCGGCCGGCTGGACCATGTCCTGCGGGCCGGCGGCCGTATCGCAGCGCGCGTGGCCGAGGGGCAGGCGCTGGGCTTCGGCCGCATCGCGCGGGGCCGCACCACGGTCATCTGCGATCTGGCACCACCGCCGCGCGGGCCGCTGGGCCATGCCGGCGCCCTCGGGTTCGAGGTGACGGTGGGCGAGCATCCGCTGGTCGTTGCCTGCGGCAGCGGGCGCCGCCTGCCCGCCCCCTGGCCGGAGGCGAGTCGCGCCACCGCCGCCCACAGTTCCCTGGTCTTAGACAATTGCAGCCTGACCCGGCTGCGGCCGGATGGCGCGCTGCAGCCGGTTTCGGTCGTCGCGGCCCCCGCCGTGCCGGGGCAACTGGCGGGGTGGCACGATGGCTGGCTGGCAAGCCACGGCGTCCAGCATCACCGCAGCCTGCGCCTCTCGGACGACGGGTTGTCCCTGCTGGGCGAGGATCAATTGCTCTCCGCCGCTGGGACGCAGGACGGACATGATCTGCAGGTGACCCTGCATTTCCACCTGCACCCCCATATCCTGGCACATCTGATCGGCCCGGCCGAAGGGGTCACGCTGACCCTGCCCACCGGCACGGCCTGGCAGTTTCGCAGCGCCAGCGACGCGCCGCTGGCTCTCGAGGCATCGGCATGGGTCGAGCCGGGCCATCCCGGCCCGCTTGCCACGCAGCAGATCACACTGCGCACCAGCGTCGGCCGGATGCCGGTGTCGTGGTCCTTTGCCCAGGTCTGA
- a CDS encoding DUF1674 domain-containing protein, whose amino-acid sequence MTDAGASNDLPPAAQRALAEAAARRRAAVPLALPEEFGGRDGPEPVRYGDYERKGIAVDF is encoded by the coding sequence GTGACCGACGCGGGCGCCTCCAACGACCTGCCCCCCGCCGCTCAGCGTGCGCTGGCAGAAGCCGCGGCGCGGCGCCGTGCAGCAGTGCCGCTGGCGCTGCCCGAGGAGTTTGGCGGCCGCGATGGCCCCGAGCCGGTGCGTTACGGTGATTACGAGCGCAAGGGCATCGCCGTCGATTTCTGA
- the purH gene encoding bifunctional phosphoribosylaminoimidazolecarboxamide formyltransferase/IMP cyclohydrolase — protein sequence MTASSDAALAGAATVDPGASRLPVRRALISVSDKTGLAELGRALTDQGVQILSTGGTAQALRAAGVAVTEVADVTGYPEMMDGRVRTLHPAVHGGLLALRDNPGHVADMQAYGIEGIDLLVSNLYPFEAVLEKGASIDDCIENIDIGGPAMTRAAAKNHAHVAVVVDLEDYAPLLAQIAEGGTTAAFRRQLAQIAFARTAAYDTAVSTWLAGVTGGDQPPRRRAFAGTLAQPLRYGENPHQTAAFYRSAHARTGVATARQWQGKELSYNNINDTDAAYELVADFAAADGPACAIIKHANPCGVARGATPAEAYARAFDCDRTSAFGGIVALNRPLDGPTAEEIVQIFTEVVIAPDADEAARAVFARKPNLRLLTAGGLPDPTAAGDVLRQVAGGYLVQSRDAGRISRDDLRIVTQVQPTAAQLDDLLFAWTVAKHVKSNAIVYARDLATVGIGAGQMSRIDSTRIGRRKAEDMAAALGLDAPLTEGAVVASDAFFPFADGVEALAEAGAVAVIQPGGSMRDAEVIAAADRLGLAMVFTGQRHFRH from the coding sequence ATGACCGCCTCCTCCGATGCCGCCCTTGCTGGCGCCGCCACCGTCGATCCGGGCGCTTCGCGCTTGCCGGTGCGACGGGCGCTGATCTCGGTTTCGGACAAGACCGGCCTCGCCGAACTTGGCCGCGCGCTCACCGATCAGGGCGTGCAGATCCTCTCGACCGGCGGGACCGCGCAGGCCCTGCGCGCGGCCGGCGTCGCGGTGACCGAGGTTGCCGACGTGACCGGCTATCCCGAGATGATGGACGGGCGCGTGCGCACCCTGCATCCGGCCGTCCATGGCGGGCTCCTCGCGCTGCGCGACAATCCCGGCCATGTGGCCGACATGCAGGCGTATGGAATCGAGGGGATCGACCTGCTCGTCTCGAACCTCTACCCGTTCGAGGCAGTGCTGGAGAAAGGCGCCAGCATCGACGACTGCATCGAGAATATCGATATCGGTGGACCGGCCATGACCCGCGCGGCGGCTAAGAACCATGCCCATGTTGCCGTTGTCGTAGACCTCGAGGATTATGCCCCGCTGCTCGCGCAGATCGCCGAGGGGGGCACCACCGCGGCATTCCGTCGGCAACTGGCGCAGATCGCGTTCGCCCGGACTGCCGCCTATGATACGGCCGTCTCGACCTGGCTCGCGGGTGTTACAGGGGGCGATCAGCCGCCGCGCCGCCGCGCCTTTGCCGGAACGCTGGCCCAACCTCTGCGCTATGGCGAGAACCCGCACCAGACCGCGGCATTCTATCGCAGCGCCCATGCCCGTACCGGCGTCGCCACCGCCCGCCAGTGGCAGGGCAAGGAGCTGAGCTACAACAACATCAACGACACCGACGCCGCCTATGAACTGGTGGCCGACTTCGCGGCCGCCGACGGGCCGGCCTGCGCGATCATCAAGCACGCCAACCCTTGCGGCGTCGCGCGCGGCGCCACCCCGGCCGAGGCTTATGCCCGTGCCTTTGACTGCGATCGAACGTCGGCCTTTGGCGGCATCGTCGCGCTGAACCGCCCGCTGGACGGACCGACCGCCGAAGAGATCGTGCAGATATTTACCGAGGTCGTGATCGCCCCCGACGCCGACGAGGCCGCGCGCGCGGTCTTTGCCCGCAAGCCGAACCTGCGGCTGCTGACCGCCGGCGGGCTGCCCGACCCGACGGCGGCAGGCGATGTCCTGCGCCAGGTCGCTGGCGGCTATCTGGTGCAGTCGCGCGATGCCGGCCGCATCTCGCGTGACGACCTGCGCATCGTCACACAGGTCCAGCCAACGGCGGCGCAACTGGACGATCTGCTGTTCGCCTGGACCGTCGCCAAGCATGTCAAGTCGAACGCCATCGTCTATGCCCGCGACCTGGCCACGGTCGGCATTGGCGCCGGCCAGATGAGCCGCATCGATTCGACCCGCATCGGCCGCCGCAAGGCCGAGGACATGGCGGCCGCGCTGGGCCTCGACGCCCCGCTGACCGAGGGCGCGGTCGTCGCCTCGGACGCGTTCTTTCCCTTTGCCGACGGTGTGGAGGCCCTGGCGGAGGCCGGCGCAGTGGCAGTCATCCAGCCCGGCGGCTCGATGCGGGATGCCGAAGTCATCGCCGCCGCCGACCGCCTGGGGCTCGCCATGGTGTTCACCGGCCAACGGCATTTCCGCCACTGA
- a CDS encoding RsmB/NOP family class I SAM-dependent RNA methyltransferase translates to MALWLMAGVREGLGLDDMLDSAAAARAEGAERARARRLATAALRLRGRAEAVLTPLLPRRPRPAVADLLVLATVEMLGFDAPPHGVVSEAVALARKQGQKGAAAAGMVNAVLRRAAEGRTAWDAAAPRRMPAWLRGPIVTAWGSGAADAIEAAHERAAPLDLTARKPGTAIEGTEVLPTGSFRLQSGAQISALSGFSTGAWWVQDAAAALPALLLEPKAGERIADLCAAPGGKTLQLAAAGAEVTAVDISAPRLRRLAENLDRCRLTAQMVTADALQWQPDGTLDAILLDAPCTATGTIRRHPELPSIRDGSGLAPLVELQARLLDHAIALLPPGGRLVYSTCSLLTDEGEDQITAALARHPGLTVEQPDPARLGIEPGWITPEGGIRLRPDYWPELGGMDGFYMARLQIPQRPA, encoded by the coding sequence ATGGCCTTGTGGCTGATGGCCGGCGTGCGCGAGGGCCTCGGCCTCGACGACATGCTCGACAGCGCTGCGGCGGCGCGAGCCGAGGGCGCGGAGCGCGCGCGAGCGCGACGCCTTGCGACGGCGGCGTTACGGCTGCGCGGGCGGGCGGAAGCCGTGCTCACACCACTGCTGCCGCGCCGGCCCCGCCCGGCGGTGGCCGACCTGCTGGTCCTCGCCACGGTCGAGATGCTGGGCTTTGACGCGCCGCCACACGGGGTTGTCAGCGAGGCCGTGGCCCTGGCCCGCAAGCAGGGGCAAAAGGGCGCCGCCGCCGCGGGAATGGTCAACGCCGTCCTGCGCCGTGCAGCGGAGGGCCGGACCGCGTGGGATGCGGCCGCGCCGCGCCGCATGCCGGCCTGGTTGCGCGGCCCAATCGTCACCGCATGGGGCAGCGGCGCCGCCGATGCGATCGAGGCCGCACATGAGCGCGCGGCGCCACTCGACCTGACCGCGCGCAAGCCGGGCACCGCGATCGAGGGGACCGAAGTCCTCCCCACCGGCTCGTTCCGGCTGCAATCGGGCGCGCAGATCTCGGCCCTTTCGGGCTTTTCAACTGGCGCGTGGTGGGTACAGGACGCCGCGGCCGCCTTGCCGGCCCTGTTGCTGGAACCCAAGGCGGGCGAGCGAATCGCCGATCTTTGCGCCGCACCCGGCGGCAAAACCCTTCAACTGGCCGCAGCCGGCGCCGAGGTGACAGCGGTCGACATCTCGGCCCCGCGCCTGCGCCGGCTGGCAGAAAATCTCGACCGGTGCCGCCTGACCGCGCAAATGGTCACCGCCGATGCCTTGCAGTGGCAGCCCGATGGCACGCTTGACGCGATCCTGCTAGACGCGCCCTGCACTGCCACCGGCACCATTCGCCGCCATCCGGAACTGCCGTCGATCCGCGACGGCAGCGGCCTCGCCCCGCTGGTCGAACTGCAGGCTCGACTCCTCGATCACGCCATCGCCCTGCTGCCTCCGGGCGGGCGGCTGGTCTATTCCACATGCTCGCTGCTGACTGACGAGGGCGAGGACCAGATCACCGCTGCCCTCGCCCGCCACCCGGGGCTGACGGTCGAGCAACCTGATCCCGCCCGCCTGGGGATCGAGCCGGGATGGATCACGCCCGAGGGCGGCATCCGCCTGCGCCCCGATTACTGGCCCGAGCTTGGCGGGATGGATGGATTCTACATGGCGCGCTTGCAGATTCCACAGCGGCCCGCCTAA
- a CDS encoding phosphodiester glycosidase family protein — MPTPAMTRRERPTPLLRALGLAAGWLVALTVPAAAGLCERTEFEGNGYVVCKLDSAAEPQLRLWLKDASGAPYRNFDRVRAALPADEVLGFAMNAGMYHADLSPVGLLVIDGEELAPIVTEGSRGNFGMRPNGVFCTGGRRPYQVVESRAFAKATPECRLASQSGPMLVIDGDLHPRFLEHSDSRYIRNGVGVSKDGETAWFAISDTSVTFHQFGRFFRDGLKARDALYFDGSISRLYAPELGRADWGRSMGPIIGLVAPK; from the coding sequence ATGCCGACACCCGCCATGACCCGGCGTGAGCGGCCGACGCCCTTGCTGCGGGCACTGGGGCTAGCCGCAGGCTGGCTGGTCGCGCTGACCGTTCCCGCGGCCGCGGGCCTCTGCGAGCGGACCGAGTTCGAGGGCAACGGCTATGTGGTCTGCAAGCTGGACAGCGCGGCCGAGCCGCAATTGCGCCTCTGGCTCAAGGACGCCAGCGGGGCGCCCTATCGCAACTTTGACCGCGTGCGCGCGGCCCTGCCGGCCGACGAAGTCCTCGGGTTTGCGATGAATGCCGGGATGTATCACGCGGACCTGTCACCGGTCGGCCTGCTGGTGATCGACGGCGAGGAGCTGGCGCCGATCGTGACCGAGGGCTCGCGGGGCAATTTTGGCATGCGGCCGAACGGGGTATTCTGCACCGGCGGCCGGCGCCCCTATCAGGTCGTCGAGAGCCGCGCCTTTGCCAAGGCCACGCCGGAGTGCCGGCTGGCATCGCAGTCGGGGCCGATGCTGGTCATCGACGGCGATCTGCACCCGCGCTTCCTTGAGCACAGCGACAGCCGTTACATTCGCAACGGCGTTGGCGTGTCGAAGGATGGCGAGACGGCGTGGTTCGCGATCTCGGATACGTCAGTGACGTTTCACCAGTTCGGACGGTTCTTTCGAGACGGGCTGAAGGCACGCGATGCCCTCTATTTCGACGGCTCGATTTCGCGGCTATATGCACCTGAACTGGGCCGGGCCGACTGGGGCCGCAGCATGGGGCCGATCATCGGCCTGGTCGCGCCGAAGTAA
- the dapB gene encoding 4-hydroxy-tetrahydrodipicolinate reductase, which produces MGQMLVRAVLDSDACRLVAALVRPGHPWVGMDVGAAMGGVPVGVPVTDDAVSAIARAQAILDFTAPEASLATATLAAQARAVHVIGTTGFTAEQLARLRPAARHAPIIRAGNMSLGVNLLAALTRKVAAALGTAWDIEIVEAHHRMKVDAPSGTALMLGEAAAEGRGDSLADLRTPARDGMTGARAAGSIGFASVRGGDVVGEHDVIFATEGERVVLRHLATDRAIFARGALRAALWGQDKGPGEYDVADVLGI; this is translated from the coding sequence ATGGGCCAGATGCTGGTCCGCGCCGTCCTGGACAGCGACGCCTGCCGCCTCGTCGCCGCCCTCGTGAGGCCGGGCCATCCGTGGGTCGGCATGGACGTGGGTGCCGCCATGGGCGGCGTGCCGGTCGGGGTGCCCGTCACCGACGACGCCGTCAGCGCCATCGCCCGCGCCCAGGCGATCTTGGATTTCACCGCCCCCGAGGCCAGCCTTGCGACTGCGACGCTGGCCGCGCAGGCGCGCGCCGTGCATGTCATCGGCACCACCGGCTTTACCGCCGAACAGTTGGCCCGCCTGCGCCCCGCTGCGCGCCACGCGCCGATCATTCGCGCCGGGAACATGAGCCTCGGGGTCAACCTGCTTGCAGCGCTGACGCGCAAGGTCGCAGCCGCCCTCGGCACCGCCTGGGATATCGAGATCGTCGAGGCGCATCACCGCATGAAAGTCGATGCCCCGTCGGGCACCGCGCTGATGCTGGGCGAGGCGGCGGCCGAGGGCCGGGGCGACAGCCTCGCCGATCTGCGCACGCCGGCGCGCGACGGCATGACTGGCGCGCGGGCGGCCGGTAGTATCGGCTTCGCCTCGGTCCGCGGCGGCGATGTCGTGGGCGAGCATGACGTGATCTTCGCGACCGAGGGTGAGCGCGTCGTGCTCCGCCATCTCGCGACGGACCGCGCAATCTTTGCCCGCGGCGCACTCCGCGCCGCACTGTGGGGCCAGGACAAGGGTCCGGGGGAATACGACGTGGCCGACGTGCTTGGGATCTAG
- the rbfA gene encoding 30S ribosome-binding factor RbfA produces MAQTRYPHGSGPSQRQLRVGEVVRRRLSEVLARGDIHDPDLNRHSITVGEVRLSSDLKVATAYVLPLLGQLAPEALTDLRRNAGELRHLVGRDLGLKYTPQLRFELDETFDRMDETRRLFEDERVRRDLQPDPEDEGADSDADTRHDPA; encoded by the coding sequence ATGGCCCAAACACGTTATCCCCACGGCTCCGGCCCTTCGCAACGCCAGCTGCGCGTTGGCGAAGTGGTGCGCCGCCGCCTGTCCGAGGTTCTCGCCCGCGGCGACATCCATGATCCTGACCTGAACCGTCACTCGATCACCGTCGGCGAGGTGCGCCTGTCGTCCGACCTGAAGGTCGCGACCGCCTATGTCCTGCCACTGCTGGGCCAGTTGGCCCCGGAGGCGCTGACCGACCTGCGCCGCAATGCCGGCGAGTTGCGCCATCTGGTGGGCCGCGATCTGGGGCTGAAATACACCCCGCAACTGCGCTTCGAGCTGGACGAGACCTTCGATCGCATGGACGAGACCCGCCGCCTGTTCGAGGACGAGCGGGTGCGCCGTGACCTGCAACCGGACCCCGAGGACGAGGGTGCCGACAGCGATGCCGACACCCGCCATGACCCGGCGTGA
- the hpf gene encoding ribosome hibernation-promoting factor, HPF/YfiA family: MRYQISGKQIDIGDALSTHVKTELGATVDKYAQRPTDATVVFSKDAYNFLCESVVHLSTGLTAQARGQAVDIYAAFEACREKMDKQLRRYKRRLKDHHKERSEPVEFSAAGTYVLAGDEDEWEAADGDGLQPIIIAEMETRVPTLSVGDAVMQLELSGHPLLVFRNEKHGGVNVVHRRDDGNVGWIDPRNLK; encoded by the coding sequence ATGCGCTATCAGATCAGCGGCAAGCAAATCGACATCGGCGATGCCCTGTCCACACATGTAAAGACCGAACTGGGCGCGACGGTCGACAAATACGCCCAGCGGCCGACCGACGCGACCGTCGTTTTTTCCAAGGATGCCTATAACTTCCTGTGCGAATCGGTGGTTCATCTGTCGACCGGCCTGACGGCGCAGGCACGCGGTCAGGCTGTCGACATCTATGCCGCCTTCGAGGCCTGCCGCGAGAAGATGGACAAGCAGTTGCGCCGCTACAAGCGCCGGCTGAAGGATCACCACAAGGAGCGCTCTGAGCCGGTTGAGTTCAGTGCCGCCGGGACCTATGTGCTGGCCGGCGACGAGGACGAGTGGGAGGCCGCTGACGGCGACGGCCTCCAGCCGATCATCATCGCCGAGATGGAGACTCGCGTGCCCACCCTGTCGGTTGGCGATGCCGTCATGCAGCTGGAACTGTCGGGCCATCCGCTGCTGGTGTTCCGCAACGAGAAACATGGCGGCGTCAATGTTGTCCACCGCCGCGACGACGGCAACGTGGGCTGGATCGACCCCCGCAACCTGAAGTGA
- a CDS encoding DUF3035 domain-containing protein, with product MRLINLGFGCLAAVALLAGCSNDGKLNNLAGSSEGPDEFAILPTKALSLPADLNQLPAPTPGGSNITDPTPLADAVATLGGNPAQLSARGVGAGDGGLISYAGRGGVTPGIRQVTATEDAEFRSRRGRRLLENIAKTNVYNRAYRGQTLDPWPTLEQYRRAGAQVPSAPPAPLK from the coding sequence ATGCGCTTGATAAACTTGGGTTTCGGTTGTCTGGCCGCGGTCGCGCTGCTGGCAGGTTGCAGCAACGACGGGAAATTGAACAATCTCGCCGGCAGTTCGGAGGGTCCGGACGAGTTCGCCATCCTGCCGACCAAGGCGCTCAGCCTGCCGGCGGACCTGAACCAGCTGCCCGCGCCTACGCCGGGCGGCAGCAACATCACCGACCCGACCCCACTGGCCGATGCGGTCGCGACCCTTGGCGGCAATCCCGCGCAGTTGAGCGCGCGCGGTGTCGGCGCGGGTGATGGCGGGCTGATCTCTTACGCCGGGCGCGGGGGCGTCACCCCGGGCATCCGCCAGGTGACCGCGACCGAGGATGCCGAGTTCCGCTCGCGCCGCGGGCGCCGGCTGCTGGAAAACATCGCCAAGACCAACGTCTACAATCGCGCCTACCGTGGCCAAACGCTGGACCCCTGGCCCACCCTGGAGCAGTACCGCCGCGCCGGCGCGCAGGTGCCATCGGCCCCACCCGCGCCGCTGAAGTGA